In Rhodamnia argentea isolate NSW1041297 chromosome 1, ASM2092103v1, whole genome shotgun sequence, the genomic window GATGCAAAATCAATTACCCATACCCGAATCGACCCATATTACCAAAACATTTTTAACATTCTAGGAAAACCCATACCCACCGATTTAACCCACTTTAAACTTTTATATTATTCAGATAAAACCTTCAcatcagattaaaaaaaacaaattaaatacTAGAaaaaacactacaaaaaaatacggatttagccacgaaaaatttgccacggaaaaaattcgtcgctaatttccgacgaaaatagtgacaaaataAAGCTTCGTTGCTATTTGCaatgaaattagcgacgaaaaaattcgtggctaattagcgactaatatggcaactaaaaaaaattcattgctaatttcTGACGAAAATtcccacgaaaaatatttcgttgctaattagcgacgaaaatagccacgacaaatattttgtcgctaattttcaaCGAAAAtggctacaaaaaaaaattcgtcacaaattagctaCGAAAACAACTATGAAAagattattcgtcgctatatcCTTTGCGATGAAAATAGGCTTTGtagccaattagcgacgaaaagttcacgttttgtcgctaattagcgacgaatgtattttttcgtcgcaaattcttttcttaaatattagcgacgaacatttattttcatcgcaaaattagaactatgaataaaaataaaaaataaaaaataaaatatcaaaattagtgacgaattatttttttcgtcactaatgtagcgacgaaatgtattatttgtcgctaatatgacataaataaaaataaaaaaagaaaatattcaatttagcgacaaattacCTTTTTTGTCTCTATAGGATCGACGAAAtttgtttttcgtcgctaatacgatataaatataaatataaataaaataaaaataaaaaaattagcaacgagCAATGTTTTTGCGGCAGcgatatgatataaataaaaataaaagagaaaatattaatattagcgacgaatttgttTTTGCGTCGCTGATTTAGCGACGTATTAGTcttttcgtcactaatatgccataactaaaaataaaagtaaaaaataaaatattaaaattagcgacaaattacatttttcatcgctaatttagcgacgaaaaattttgtCCGTCTCAAAATtggcactatgaataaaaataaaaaagaaaatatttcaatttagcgacgaactaatttattcgtcgctaatttagtgacgaaccaCTTTTTTCGTCGccaatatgatataaataaaaatagaaaaaattaatattagcGACGAAGTTATTTGTTCGTCTCtagtttagcgacgaaagtagtttttcgtcgctaatatgctataagtaaaaataaaattaaaaaataaaatattaaaattagtgacaaattagatttttcatcgctaatttagctacgaaaattttttttcgtcgcaaaattagcactatgaataaaaataaaaaagaaaatatttcaatttagcggCAAACTAatttaaattagcgacgaagttattttttcgtcgctactttagcgacgaaagtagtttttcgtcactaatatgCTATAAGTAaaactaaaagtaaaaaataaaatattaaaattagcgacaaattagatttctcatcgctaatttagcgatgaaaaatttttttcgtcgcaaaattagcactatgaataaaaataaaaaagaaaatatttcaatttagtgacaaactaattttttcgtctctaatttagcgacgaagttattttttcgtcgctactttagcgacgaaagtagtttttcgttgctaatatgctataagtaaaaataaaagtaaaaagtaaaatattaaaattagcgaaaaattagatttttcatcgctaatttagcgacgaattttttttttagtcgcaaaattagcactatgagtaaaaataaaaaaaaacatatttcaatttagcaacaaactaattttttcgttgctaatttagcgatcaACAACgagattcgtcgctaatttagcgacgacccACTTTTTTCGTAGCTAATATGatatcaataaaaataaaaaaataatattagcaacgaatttatTTTTTCGCCATTAATTTAGTAacgaattattttttcgtcgctaatttagcgacaaaaaaagtaatttttcgtcgctaatttaattAGCGCTTCGTTCATCAACACCCCCAACACCAAGAACAAAGCCCCTACACGGATTGCCAGCGTGTCGCCATCATTGAAACGTCACCATCTGATCTGCCGCTCTTATAAATGCTCCTGTCACGAGAAAACATTGAATACCCCCTTTCTGCCTTCCACAATCACCCCTCTACCTCctctcttctccatctctcttcCGCAACgcgctccctctctctttccttaaaaaatgaaggcttttttttttttgtctcacccATTCacgaaagaagaacaaaaaataattcatcttttctttggttttctttGCCACATATGAATGTATTCATATTTCTGTGCGATTTCACTCTTGGTTTATATGGGTAATGGAAGTCGGTTGTTCCTCCACCAAGATCTCGCCCTCCGTCGACCGGCCGGCGATGGAGTAGTCGACGAGATCTTGGCACGGGGGCGGAAGGCGGCGGCATGCTGGAGGTCGAACATCTCACCGTGGAGTTTGTCGGGCTTGGCATCAATGATGGCTAACTCGGCAGCGGCTGAGAACGAGGTACGAAACTGGCGGGGCTTTGTGCATTTTCTTGCTGAACAGAAAATTGGGATAGATCGTCTCACTCACCTTATTTTTGTTGAATTCGAAGATGAGTGAagacagagaaagaagaaagcggGAGGAGCGTTGCAGATTAGAGGGAGGGTGGAGGGGTGTTTatagaagaaagaaagtgagGGAAAAAGAGATTTCTGAAAAGTTGAAATGCGGAACCCATTAGACACGTGTTGTTCATTAAATGCAATATatgttcgtggcaaattagtgacaaataatattttcgtggctaaatttgattcgtctctaattagcgacggaaaaaattcgtcaGAAAGTTCATCCAAAAGTAattcaaatttagcgacgaaatcaaaATTTCGTCCctaattttgccatgaaaaatttggcaacattcgtcgctaattgcgTTTTGCagcgaattttgccacgaaaaaaaattcgtggctaatccaGCGTCGCAAAATTTCGCGATGAAACATtgtgttttcgtcactaaatttaccGACGAACAGAAGATTTGTCattaaattcgtcgctaaatttaacgACGGAAtttattttcgtggcaaaattcgtggTTAATTAGtaacgaataagtttcgtcgctaatttgccacggaggtgtaattcgtcgcaaaatttgtggctaattagccacaaaacttattcgtcactaattagccacggaggtgtaattcgtcacaaaattcgtggctaattagcaacaaaactTATTCGTtactaattagccacggataagtattcgtcgctaattagcgacgaactttatcttttcgtcgctaaattttgggatgtcggattagcgacgaatatttttccgtcgctaaGTTTCGTCGCAACTCggtttagcgatgaattttgatcaatttttcgtggcaaaattcgtggttaaatccttgtttttttgcagtgaaattaataaatgaaataagaaatgtaAAAGTCTATAAATTAAAATACTGATAACGAACTTAGTAATAAGCCCAATTTTTTACGGtaactcaatttttttaatgggttataaatgagttgagaaaaataaagccaaaaaaaaaaaagttcacaaaTATTTTAACCCGTTTTCCAAAACCCACACCTCACTCAAGCAAGTCATGGGGATCCAAAGTGCTAAATGTTATTATCTCAAAATTTTGGGACATTATGATTTTTGTAATATCGAAAGTAATAGCTCACAATTAGATAAATTGTGCactaaaagttctaaaattGAATATACACAATATAATCCAACCTTATGTATTTGGAAGatagtttggaacaaaaaactACAGACCAGTCACCACATAAACTCTAGAAACAGAATGTGTGATGTACAGGAAATGAGGAAATTCCTACATCAACATGCATCAGTATATTAAGTGCAAATTACAATTGCAGTAAACGAATTGAGACATTCAAAAAGTCTCCTAAAGCCTAGATTGCGTGGACTTGTGCGCGGCTCGAACAACTCCCATGAACTACCATCAATGCATGTAGCGGATGAACCAACGCTTTAATCAACAAACTGCAATGATGATCCCCATCATTGTCGTCATCGGTTCTTGGCAGGGTGAGGGAGAGGAATAATATTAGCCTGCAGCACTCTGAACAACAAAATTGTCTTTAACACAAGCACATTGTAGTAGAGGTTATATCAAATTAACAGACACATTGCAGCCGAGGTTATACAAATTAAGAAGCACATTTTAGCAGAGCTTGCATCATAAATTTATCCATATGATATTTCTATCAAACATTAAATCAAACTCTTCCCAAAAACTCAAAAAGCACAAATAAATTGTAGTGTAATTCCAAAAACTGGACACTTCTTAATGTTTGCTGCTAATCCAACTAGATGACCAAACAATTGACTCCACAAATGAGCAGAAACAAATTGGCCCGAATGAAATACTCCTCTAGTCAACTAAGTGGTTTGTGAATGACAGATTTATCTAGTTCAACAATTCAGATGCAGTAATATTCCAATATTTATTCAAATCATTGACCATGTATAACTTTCATATGAGTTACCACAAAGAGCCCAAGTGATGCACCTTCCAACTCTACAAGCGAATAAAGAGAAGTCTTCATCAAAAGCAAGGTACCCAACACTGTAACTCCTCTCTCAAGATCTAACTAAATGCTCACAGGGCACACATACTATCAAAAAATAAACCAGACTCCTCTCCACCCACCACTCAGTCAATGATTTTGCCATCCACTGGGCACAAACACCCCCACAAATGAAAAGTCCTAACTCTCATTTAATCGTGAATAACAGAGTGAAAATACCCAATGTGCAGTGCACAACGACCCTAAAAAATCGAGTCCATTTTATGCAAGGTCCCAATGCAATAAGCAGAAAAACTATGGCAACCAGAAAATAAACAGAGAGACCAATACGGAACAGAGGAAGGAGGGGACGGATCGAGTCACAAGGATTGTTTTCAGCCAAAAAGGGAAGACATTTTTGTACACACAAATCAAGATATGATTAGCAGCTGCATAAATGTATCCATAAGAAAACACACGTCCAGACACCATTCCTAACCCGCTCAGTAatccccacaaaaaaaaaccaaaacacattgaaaaagaacttaaaaatCGTAAGAATTGCACTACTCACAAGGCCTCACAAATGGACCAGTGGGTCCGACATCTCGAAAGCAAACCCCTGTGAATCTACAACCAAGAAATGCCCAAAATCAATTTAGAGACGCGCGAGCTTAATTGAAACCCACGCCCTTGTAGAAACCCTTAGAATCAAATACACGCACCTTGGAAACAAATCATTGTTCCTCCAAATCGGACTGGACCATCGGGCGGTTCCAAGCAATATAGGCTGGAACTGCGTTGAGCAGCTTCAAAAGAAACGTATTGCTCTTTGTGGTGCTGATGTCAGATTGGAACTGGGAGGTGACCAAGGCAGCGACCAGTGTAGTCGCAAAGTGAAAGAAGGAAACTTTCCGTTCTTGTTACTTTAACTTCTCTTCtcgctttttcttctttctcttggtTTTCTGAATGTGTGAAACCGTGAATCTCCAGCTCTCAATGTGGCCCATCCTCCCTCCTGTTGCCGATGACCAAAGTGATGCAGCagatcagtaaaaaaaaattcaatcggtTTGGTCTGGGCTGTCTGGTCCGGTTTTATGCCTTGGAATCGGGAACTAGACCGCCAGGCTATCGATTCCAATTTTAAGAACTGCGAACCGGACAACCACCTTCTAGTATCGGGAACTGGACCACTGGTCCAGTGGCCCCAGTCCGgacggtccgatttgctcatcCCTAGTTGAGAGTACTGCCGTTTGTAGAAGAGAATTTTGGACAAGAACATGACCGACCaacttttgaaggaaaattagaCTGGAATGACTTTTGTAACAATGTGGCAGAAAGTCTCTCCTTATACGCGATATAAACTACGAGTCGATGTAGAATGACAAAGACTGAGAGTACTCAGTTGTTGTTGCATGAATTATGAGTTTAGCCTTTTGACATGTTTTCTGGTCTTTGCAGAGAAGCTGTCGACGCTGGAAGGAAGTTCCATGGGACGGATAAAAAGAGTACATAACTTGAAATGCTTGAGATgccacgagaaaaaaaaaaacttgatgcTCGGGTCGAAGGGACATTGCTTGTGATAGCCCTGCGCCATTTTCCCTGAGAATGACggcataaacctttttttttccttttgagctTGTTCGGATTTTGTCCCTCAGTTGCATATCTTGTTCTTGGTAATGAGCTCTGTGCAGTTTTGTCCGAGGTGAGGCTTGCTGTCGTAAGGCTTCCCCATCCACCAAGAATGTTTTGCTCGGCCTTGGTCGTTGAGCCGTGTGACCGATCTACTTGGTTTTGGCTCGGgctcaaaagaaagaaatgattttgtTTCCAAGTATCGTAGTTGAAGTTTCAACTATCTTCTCTAATGGACTTTTGAGGCAAACCAGATTAAGTTGATCTGTTTCCTTTTTCAGCAAAACAATGACTAAAAGAGAATGCTCATACAATTCCACACGTACACTTCTATGCTGTTTCATAATTCATCACACGACCTGACTAGGAAATTGGAGTCTCCATCTGTTAATATTTCATTATTGATCCAATTCTATTTCCATCCTCAATTTGTGACCTTGCAAAAATGtggaaaaaattactaaaaaagtccttaACTTATGGCATTTTTGCCGGTTCACTCATGAACTATGCAAAGATCAAGGCACCCACCTTGTCTCAGGGAATATCCGGTCTATTTCATGATTGGTTAATGATTTCAGTCTGTGAATGGAATGCCTGAGGCCCTCGCGAATCTATTACTTTCCAAACAGATCCCCctatttgtgctaattgagttttaaatatttttttctatttttaattaatttttattaatttttttaactgtgGTCAGCCTAGGTCTGGATGAGGCCATCGTGGCTACTTGCAAGGGCTCGGCGTGACCATAataatcaaaaagaaaagagagaaaagagaaaaaaaatgaaaaaaaatggaaaaaaaatgtattaaaatattactaaagcTATTCACGTTAGTGTTAGCCGTGCTAGGTAGGACGGGCAACGTTTACCTCAGTAGTTTATGGCTAAAATTTGTCGGATGGGCTAATtgccaaaatgtgaaaatgtttagaactcgattagtacaattaaaatatttaagattcaattgataaaaatacaatatatttaggactttctttggtaattttcccaagaaCAGTGCTAAAACAGCGTGTGAAAGACAATGTGGTgtttatctatttttcctttcaatttcttagcatttcgattttgcataataTCCAATTTATTGACAGAAATACAATCAATTGAAGTCTTCTCAAATTTCGAATAAACTGAAGTACATTTTTTGAGTGAAGACTTAATTCCAAAGACTTTCAAATATATACTGACGGAATTCAGTTAGTACCAAATAAAACTAAGTCAGCGATAACTAACCGTTAACTACCGCCACTCAGCATTAGCCCGCCCGCTCTCCGCACTGAGATTTTGCGCGGGGTTTTCAAGAAACAGTTAAAAAGGCACGCCCTTTCAAGATTCCCTCACACCCGATTTACCGATCATACTTCAAACTCTCTGAGCTCTGTGGAAGAGTCGACCATGGCGTCTTCTTCGTCTACTCCCCtaaaaggtctctctctctctctctctgtacgtGAAACTAAGAACATCTTCACCATTTTAGTTTGCAGCGACTGCAGCGTGCTTTTTGTTGATGATAAAGTGTTCTTGACTTTCTTTTCTAACCAAATTTTGTAGCGTCCGAGGAAGTCCGGCTTTTTCTGATGGCAGTTCAGCAGGGAGATCTTGGCTTAGTCGAGAGTACATCTtggcttcttcttttccttgctgtcttttcttcttcttcttttcggcCCTTTTGGTCCAAGCTTTGGTTTCTTTCCTTTGGGTTTCTACATAATGCGCTGCATTGGTCAAATAATGTGGTGAAACAGAGTTGGCTTCAAAGCTCCATGATGGGAGAGGGATGGCAAGAACTGTTGCGGAGGCTAAGGACGACGAGGGACGTGGTGCGCTTCATTTTGCCGCGTTAGAGGGCAATATCGAACTGTGCAAGTACTTGTTGGAGGCGTTGAAGCTTGATGTGGACCCAAAAGACGTTTATGGTATCCCCGCCTTTGGCTATATCTATTTTGCTCTGTTAGTTTTTGAGATTTGCGTATAAGAGAAGACGCCTGGTTTTGCGATGCTTGAatcttttctgaattttttttttctttttcaggcaATACTCCTCTTCAATTTGCTGCTGATTTACCGCAAATTGAAACCGCAGAGTATCTAATAGATCAAGGTGCCGATCCTCTCATACCTAATGATGTGGGTCTGACAGTATTGCATTACTCTGCTGGGACAGGTAAGTCCATTTCTGTaatattatgatttttcatattaaGTTAGCCgtccccccccctccctctctctctctctatctaccGCGCGCGCTCGCAAAAGCGCGAGCGTGTGCGCATTGCATCTTGTCGTGGTCAACTCTAGATGGACATGCTTATCTGTGCTTGTTTCTTTGCAGGCAAAATTGAATTGCTGAACCTTCTACATTCTAAAGGGTTTGACGTTGATTTTCAAACCTCTCATGGCAGCCCCTTACTTTTTTCTGTCGTCCAAGATGCGCAAGATGCTGTAAAATTTCTCTTAGAACATCATGCTAACGTAAGCTCGAGAAATACGTAttctcttgaattttctctttcatcGCGgacttttagagagagagttGCAACTTCGTGTGCACTGTCTCATGAACCAAAGGCAACTTCGTGTGCACTTGTTCTGTGATGAGGATATAGCAATAAGCATGTGGCCCCGGGCAATGCACGGAGTTAGCTTTTATGTTCGAATTTTATTGCACGTAATTAAATTATCCAAATTCAGTAGTTGTATTTTCATTGTCAAATTCCCTCCAGATTATGGTGAAttctccttaattttttttatgataggAAAAATCTGAGACTTGTACAATCAACTTAGAGCATCTGCTGTATTCCAAGTAAATGTCTAATCGACGAACATACTTTCATCCCGGACATATCCTCACATTTGGATGCATTAACGATGAAGTGGAGGGGTAGATTGAAAGTTGAGATATTACTTTATGATCGCTATGATATTACTTCGATTCGAGATAGCATGGAACGTTTGAGAATCATTTCGTTGTTTGCCTATCCCATTGTCAAATTTCTATTATTTCTGTTTTGCAGCCCGATGCAGAAAATGATTATGGTTTAACTCCGCTCTTTGCATCCGTCATCGACGGTTTGCTTGAATGCTTAAAGCTGTTGATTCAGGTTTGCATGACTTTTAGACGTTTGACAGTTGTTGTGAGATCACTTTgattttcttctacttcatcATACCCATTGCATGGGTTAATTGATACAATATTGCTTTATTCAGGTTTCAGTCAGTCTCCACTGATATGCGTGCCTTCTTAATGCTGTGTGCTATTCTACGAATCATACTCCGATTAATCCCAAAGATTTTCAGAAGGGTTATGTCTGTTTACCTCTATTTGAAAAAAGTAGCGTGGCTGCTTCGGAACCCGACTGATCCCCTTGCTTGCTTTTATGTGCTTGCGTCTAACGTCATGACTCCCACGGGCACTAAATTTTGATGTCCATACAGGGGGGTGCCAAGGTGAATGTCACTTTGCGTGAAGGAGAAACACCTCTGCACATTGCTGCTTCCGAGGGGAAACTTCACATCATAAATTGCTTACTAGAAGCAGGAGCTGATCCCAATGTCAGAGACGAGGTCGAGCTCTAAAGCTTTTATACTCCTTAAGTTCATATAACTACTTTCTCGCTCAAATCTTGTTTATATGCAAATGCAGTAATTTGCGGAGAAAAAGGAACAGTTGTTTTGGATTGCTTTCATATTTTTGCGCGGTCCATGCTCCATCACAAATTATTAACGTGGTACTTGTTTGA contains:
- the LOC115743861 gene encoding ankyrin-3-like, translating into MASGASRGSEGRPGVLRLLTAASTGNLQVLKKSTKQLDDGRGVATTIAVCKDMRNCGALHFAAMEGKIEVCKYLLEELEIDVDPDRHRCRLFLHQDLALRRPAGDGVVDEILARGRKAAACWRSNISPWSLSGLASMMANSAAAENELSMWPILPPVADDQSDAADQEAVDAGRKFHGTDKKTSEEVRLFLMAVQQGDLGLVEKLASKLHDGRGMARTVAEAKDDEGRGALHFAALEGNIELCKYLLEALKLDVDPKDVYGNTPLQFAADLPQIETAEYLIDQGADPLIPNDVGLTVLHYSAGTGKIELLNLLHSKGFDVDFQTSHGSPLLFSVVQDAQDAVKFLLEHHANPDAENDYGLTPLFASVIDGLLECLKLLIQVSGGAKVNVTLREGETPLHIAASEGKLHIINCLLEAGADPNVRDENGMTPIEAAAREGNRAVVEILFPNTSEIKPIPWSVDGIMAYMQAQKALEEEAKQKAAEAKSRGDDAFRRKDYGEAVHAYAQALGFDPNEATLLSNRSLCWFHLGQGERALADAKACRELRPDWPKACYREGAALSLLQRFDEAANAFSEGVKLDPESKELEKAFRLG